A portion of the Kazachstania africana CBS 2517 chromosome 2, complete genome genome contains these proteins:
- the MLO1 gene encoding Mlo1p (similar to Saccharomyces cerevisiae YMR252C; ancestral locus Anc_8.803): protein MLRNKLLDYTNIVRIPLTTGKGFCRYYSKTNINNTSKYKRWFELTKTEKQSFIRAFVDNYKKQYPKSRTNLSLRELSNDMTKFDDSPSVFGIFYNDIWKEVTNTSKSDGSNKHAQGDSRFAHPTFKTLLIDVESKQH from the coding sequence ATGCTAAGAAACAAATTACTAGATTACACAAATATAGTTCGCATTCCACTAACGACTGGCAAGGGATTTTGTAGATATTACTCAAAaacaaatatcaataatacAAGTAAGTATAAAAGGTGGTTCGAATTGACGAAAACTGAGAAACAAAGTTTTATAAGAGCATTTGTTGATAACTATAAAAAGCAATATCCAAAATCAAGaacaaatttatcattgaGAGAACTATCAAACGATATGACTAAATTTGATGACTCTCCTTCTGTGTTCGgtatattttataatgaCATTTGGAAAGAGGTAACGAATACTAGCAAATCTGATGGATCCAACAAGCATGCACAGGGTGATAGCAGATTTGCACATCCTACTTTTAAAACCTTGTTGATAGATGTCGAAAGCAAACAGCATTGA
- the ZDS1 gene encoding Zds1p (similar to Saccharomyces cerevisiae ZDS2 (YML109W) and ZDS1 (YMR273C); ancestral locus Anc_8.831): MEEPIIQKEQRNSRIYLAAQSLGHEVQNVNHLKRLSVGSIDMLTDTDVEFSFNKLQRNISAKKTQEILSQKRTSTETESVSYNTLLEGFYGSDDAEDESEKTTRNTSISETRDKSPSVPARARGRKVGAVSRSSRTANLGKKGGYDKEISKGLLWVSADVHPNVKPENYIELVQDTLEQYNSSDYSISERLPEDKQVLLSAFRAKKSHSLVRKPSKLRKSYISIESNNTPAENNDANAHRKPLGSSRDPVVSTISLKELSEELAKISSSAGLTKDDAITLATTLWLTHSLLHSDNVTTIKSSQDIDGYINSFATSFSRSGPLEIPKRSVLRVKNSARKRNVSNDSLVASVRSVSSSIVSDVPDDSDTSIESSADSVQVKQGNILNVPNQINTGGEKVERETSEETNGQHISVNNPTNRFVPAKDKNAKIEEESDNKVQEVKSGGDLIDFLNTKFTHSHGKFKEKYRHAFGNSGGKKIVPGVVPEKEVSYSQKSRFEQRFTNLFKKSIGTRTTKIPKRTNDSVPLSIPSNEEEPEDTATLENQNTNDYGNKLVSNGNLSEDSAIALNCQYLDAIKGRKEAESQVAASPTTDNRLEPPRSSSEKQSKRDLKAVRPKGYSGSALLKKHSQDRFNLLLDLGYQTSSDRSSSILGKQTISARGSYSHKAVGSNTGGLRASDPSHKSQYHGDVGKQRHRGRKPITSIQKPTNMANYQHKSILPPRKLTFDDVKKPEKVNGPMQYTDSAFGFPLPLLTVSTVIMYDCRLATNVERAIYRLSHLKLGNRKRPLREQVLVSNFMYAYLNLVNHTLFMEQSNLQRKPKTSMLTQTVGNAGHFPEKVSPGNKYI, translated from the coding sequence ATGGAAGAGCCGATAATACAGAAGGAGCAAAGGAATTCTAGGATATATTTAGCTGCACAGTCCCTGGGTCATGAAGTACAAAATGtgaatcatttgaaaaggCTTTCGGTGGGGTCGATAGATATGTTGACAGATACCGATGTcgaattttctttcaataaacttcaaagaaatatatcTGCAAAGAAAACTCAAGAAATACTTTCGCAGAAACGTACCTCTACCGAAACTGAAAGTGTTTCATATAACACACTATTAGAGGGGTTTTATGGTAGTGATGACGCAGAGGATGAATCAGAGAAGACTACGAGAAATACCTCGATATCAGAGACGCGCGATAAATCTCCCTCTGTGCCTGCCAGGGCACGTGGAAGGAAAGTTGGAGCTGTTTCGCGGTCTTCGAGAACTGCAAACTTAGGGAAGAAAGGAGGTTACGAtaaagaaatatcaaaaggTTTGCTCTGGGTGTCAGCAGACGTTCACCCAAACGTCAAACCTGAAAATTACATAGAATTGGTGCAGGATACTTTGGAACAATATAATTCAAGTGATTATTCGATAAGTGAAAGGCTCCCTGAAGACAAGCAGGTGTTGCTGTCAGCCTTCAGGGCAAAGAAAAGTCATTCACTAGTGAGAAAGCCGTCAAAACTAAGAAAATCTTACATAAGTATTGAGTCGAACAATACGCCAgcagaaaataatgacgCCAACGCACATAGAAAACCATTAGGAAGCTCAAGAGACCCAGTAGTCAGTACCATATCTTTAAAGGAACTGAGTGAAGAACTAGCAAAAATTTCTAGTAGTGCAGGTTTAACTAAAGATGATGCCATAACGTTAGCAACGACATTATGGCTGACGCACTCCCTACTACATTCTGACAATGTTACTACAATCAAGAGTTCACAGGATATTGATGGATATATCAATAGTTTTGCTACATCATTTTCCCGTAGTGGTCCTTTAGAAATTCCTAAACGCTCTGTCTTAAGAGTAAAGAATAGTGCTCGTAAGCGCAATGTTTCTAATGACAGTTTAGTAGCCTCTGTACGATCTGTTAGTTCATCCATTGTGTCTGATGTTCCGGACGACTCTGATACATCGATTGAAAGCAGTGCTGATTCAGTACAAGTGAAGCAAGGTAATATATTGAACGTACCgaatcaaatcaatacaGGCGGCGAAAAAGTTGAACGAGAGACTTCAGAAGAAACTAACGGTCAGCACATAAGTGTTAATAATCCTACGAATCGGTTTGTACCAgcaaaagataaaaatgcAAAAATAGAGGAAGAATCAGATAACAAAGTGCAAGAGGTAAAAAGTGGGGGTGATTTGATAGATTTCTTGAATACAAAATTTACGCATTCACatggaaaattcaaagaaaaatatcgTCATGCCTTTGGTAACTCTGGTGGGAAGAAAATAGTTCCTGGCGTTGTTCCGGAGAAGGAAGTATCTTATTCACAAAAATCTCGTTTTGAGCAAAGATTCACCAActtatttaaaaaaagtataGGTACCAGGACGACTAAGATACcaaaaagaacaaatgaTTCAGTGCCACTTTCAATTCCTTCCAATGAAGAAGAGCCAGAAGATACTGCAACTCtggaaaatcaaaataCCAATGATTATGGCAATAAATTGGTATCAAATGGTAACTTATCAGAAGACAGCGCCATAGCACTAAACTGTCAATATTTGGATGCAATTAAAGGCCGAAAGGAGGCAGAATCGCAAGTCGCTGCTTCCCCTACTACGGATAATCGTCTTGAGCCGCCCCGCAGTAGTAGTGAAAAGCAATCAAAACGAGATCTAAAAGCCGTCCGTCCTAAGGGCTACAGTGGATCGGCACTTCTGAAGAAACACTCTCAAGATCGCTTCAATTTGTTGCTAGATCTTGGCTACCAAACCTCCAGTGATCGCAGTAGTTCTATATTAGGAAAGCAAACAATTTCAGCAAGAGGAAGCTATTCTCACAAGGCTGTCGGGTCTAATACTGGCGGTCTACGAGCATCAGACCCATCCCATAAATCGCAGTACCATGGTGATGTAGGCAAACAGCGCCATCGCGGTAGAAAGCCCATTACCAGTATACAAAAGCCCACAAATATGGCCAACTATCAACACAAATCTATACTTCCTCCACGTAAATTAACATTTGACGACGTGAAAAAACCTGAAAAGGTGAATGGACCAATGCAATATACAGATAGTGCATTTGGATTTCCCTTACCGCTATTGACGGTCTCTACTGTTATAATGTACGATTGTAGGCTTGCCACAAACGTGGAAAGGGCAATTTATAGGTTGAGTCACCTAAAATTAGGAAATCGGAAAAGACCTTTAAGAGAACAAGTACTGGTTAGTAATTTCATGTATGCgtatttgaatttggtaAACCATACATTATTCATGGAGCAAAGCAATCTACAAAGAAAACCAAAGACGTCGATGCTTACTCAGACCGTAGGAAATGCTGGCCACTTTCCTGAAAAAGTAAGTCCCggaaataaatatatatga
- the RCE1 gene encoding CAAX prenyl protease (similar to Saccharomyces cerevisiae RCE1 (YMR274C); ancestral locus Anc_8.832), with amino-acid sequence MLPYLILSYISVSYVIVLYISAREAENFKIKRDDPKVIKHRMEMLCKIMLLNLFVLPFLQTTFAKVSPSFGDAFLNLGLIPGHYIAGHWDIKQYLKDILKVILLINLLYIGPVLDGLLYYVFTNGKTLKSDIIELFGNIWGVRNYIFAPITEELFYTSMLLTTYLSFYSLNELSLDKLLWETSLFFGLAHAHHAYESFHEGVYSKLNILMSTLFQVLYTTLFGALTNYVFIATGGNLWACIFLHMFCNIMGFPGKSTFIFHFTIMENNNNNNAALQRLLRLWETSYLGLLVLGIIVFIKNFKFLIGTDLYGISF; translated from the coding sequence ATGCTCCCATACCTGATACTCAGTTATATCTCTGTTTCATACGTTATTGTGCTCTATATTTCTGCTAGAGAAGCagaaaacttcaaaattaaaagagaTGACCCCAAAGTGATCAAACATAGAATGGAAATGTTGTGCAAAATAATGTTGCTAAACCTGTTTgttttaccatttttacAGACAACATTTGCGAAGGTGTCTCCTTCCTTTGGTGACgcatttttaaatttgggACTTATACCAGGTCATTACATCGCAGGCCACTGGGATATAAAACAATATCTGaaagatatattgaaagtgaTACTATTGATAAATCTGTTATATATTGGACCAGTTTTGGATGGCTTATTGTATTATGTTTTTACGAATGGTAAGACTCTCAAAAGTGATATAATTGAGTTGTTTGGCAATATCTGGGGTGTCAGAAACTATATTTTTGCCCCTATAACTGAGGAGCTGTTTTATACTTCAATGTTATTGACCACTTATTTATCGTTTTACTCTCTCAATGAGTTATCACTCGACAAACTACTTTGGGAAACCTCCTTATTTTTTGGTCTTGCCCATGCACATCACGCTTATGAAAGCTTTCACGAAGGTGTTTACAGCAAgctaaatattttgatgagTACTTTGTTTCAGGTTTTATATACTACATTATTTGGTGCTCTGACTAATTATGTCTTCATAGCGACAGGAGGGAACTTGTGGGCATGTATTTTCCTACACATgttttgtaatattatGGGTTTCCCAGGCAAGTCTACGtttatctttcattttACAATAATGgagaataataataataataatgcaGCACTACAGAGGTTGCTGAGGCTATGGGAGACTTCTTACCTTGGACTTTTGGTACTAGGTATAATTGTATTCATTAAAAACTTCAAGTTTTTGATTGGAACTGACTTGTACGGGATTAGTTTCTGA
- the SCS7 gene encoding fatty acid alpha-hydroxylase (similar to Saccharomyces cerevisiae SCS7 (YMR272C); ancestral locus Anc_8.829), producing the protein MTTAKTLELFSKKEVANHTKREDCWVTIFSRKIYDVTKFLDENRDFDSLLLDYAGTDITDELVNGKLDEKYKALDNDNYLVGYVATADEEQKLLTNKDHKVEVTLEQDFDLATLVVELPPEEKLTIATNYDRDFKKHKFLDLNKPLLPQILKGKFTREFYVDQINRPRHYGQKSAPLFGNAFLEPFSKTAWWVVPTFWLPVVFHFFRVALKNMNNPLALFLFCVGVFVWTLLEYCLHRFLFHFDNYLPENNIAFALHFLLHGFHHYLPMDPYRLVVPPALFIILCAPIYKTVFLLLPYYWACAGFAGGLFGYVYYDMCHYALHHSKLPPFMRRLKQYHLEHHYKNYELGYGITSWFWDKVFGTYLSKDAPASVMKFD; encoded by the coding sequence ATGACTACAGCAAAGACTTTAGAACTATTTTCTAAGAAAGAAGTTGCCAATCATACCAAAAGAGAGGACTGTTGGGTTACCATTTTTAgtagaaaaatttatgacGTTACCAAGTTTTTAGACGAAAACCGCGATTTTGATAGTCTTTTGTTAGATTATGCAGGTACTGATATCACAGATGAACTAGTTAATGGTAAGCTCGATGAAAAATACAAGGCCTtagataatgataattaTCTGGTCGGTTATGTGGCCACTGCCGACGAAGAGCAAAAGTTATTGACTAATAAAGATCATAAAGTGGAAGTCACCCTAGaacaagattttgatttggCAACTTTGGTTGTGGAATTACCAcctgaagaaaaattgacCATTGCAACTAATTATGATAGAGATTTTAAGAAACACAAATTCTtagatttgaataaacCATTGTTACcacaaattttgaagggTAAGTTCACTAGAGAATTTTATGTCGACCAAATCAATAGACCAAGACATTATGGTCAAAAATCTGCTCCCCTCTTTGGAAATGCCTTCTTAGAACCATTTTCTAAGACTGCTTGGTGGGTAGTACCAACTTTCTGGTTACCAGTGGTTTTCCACTTTTTCAGAGTTGCtttaaagaatatgaaCAACCCTCTAGCCCTATTTTTGTTCTGCGTAGGTGTCTTCGTATGGACGTTGCTTGAATATTGTTTACACAGATTCCTTTTCCATTTCGATAACTATTTACCGGAGAACAATATCGCTTTTGCACTTCATTTCTTGTTGCATGGTTTCCACCACTATTTGCCAATGGACCCTTATCGTTTAGTGGTCCCACCTGCTTTGTTCATTATATTGTGTGCGCCAATCTATAAAACTGTTTTCCTTTTACTACCCTACTACTGGGCATGTGCTGGTTTTGCAGGTGGTTTGTTTGGTTACGTTTACTACGACATGTGTCACTATGCTTTACATCACAGCAAATTGCCACCTTTCATGCGTAGATTGAAACAATATCATTTGGAACATCACTACAAAAACTATGAATTAGGTTACGGTATCACCTCTTGGTTTTGGGATAAAGTATTTGGTACTTACTTAAGTAAAGATGCACCAGCATCTGTCATGAAATTTGATTAA